A genome region from Triticum aestivum cultivar Chinese Spring chromosome 2B, IWGSC CS RefSeq v2.1, whole genome shotgun sequence includes the following:
- the LOC123042579 gene encoding uncharacterized protein, with product MATPPPLPPAFVYQINTRDEWAELQGTGETLGGDLDCSTGCFHLSGLGQVKMTLKNYFRRQNDLYLLQVNTAKIADGLIYEAADGCNYFPHFYGPDRSFAPLQLSVVVKADKIELANNDFTWSLLDGAAI from the exons ATGgcaacgccgccgccgctgccaccagcTTTCGTATACCAAATCAACACGAGGGATGAGTGGGCGGAGCTTCAGGGCACCGGCGAGACGCTCGGCGGCGACCTCGACTGCTCCACTGGCTGCTTCCACCTCAGCGGCCTCGGTCAG GTGAAGATGACGCTAAAGAATTATTTCCGCAGGCAAAATGATCTATACCTGCTACAAGTTAACACTGCCAAG ATTGCAGATGGCTTGATTTATGAGGCAGCTGATGGTTGTAACTACTTTCCTCATTTCTATGGCCCTGATCGGAGCTTTGCACCTCTTCAACTAAGTGTTGTTGTCAAGGCAGACAAAATAGAGCTGGCGAACAATGATTTTACTTGGAGTCTACTTGATGGAGCAGCCATCTAA
- the LOC123042578 gene encoding syn-copalyl diphosphate synthase, chloroplastic-like, translating to MLIFTAAGWHVPVLHRPTAKPWQRLSMHLLSQRGRSGLVLSSKSPAYPEAEEGEWEVDEYRRHPDLTSKKQQMINAIRTALRSLGDDETSTTVSAYDTALVALVRNLDGEDKPQFPSCIDWIVQNQLPDGSWGEPTFFMVQERMITTLACVVALKSWNVDSDNLCERGVLFIQENMSRLVEDEQDWMPCGFEIKFPAILQKAKDLNLDIPYNHHVLEQIYTKRNLKLSKIPLDVLHAIPTTLLYSLEGLLGLQLDWEKLLKLRCLDGSFHSSPAATAAALSYTGDKECLAFLDRLVKKFDGGVPCMYSLDIFEQLWVVDRLTRLGISRHFTSEIEQCLDYIYRRWTQMGLAHNAHCPIPDIDDTAMGFRLLRQHGYAVTPCVFKHFEDKNDGKFFCFPLETNDASVNPMYNTYRASQFMFPGDDDVLARAGRYCRAFLQERQASNKLYDKWIITKDLPGEVEYVLNFPWKASLPRIESRMYLDQYGGNTDVWIANVLYRMNLVSNDLYLKMAKADFREYQRLFRLEWNGLRKWYFRNHLQRYGGTPKSVLTAYFLASANIFESRRAAERLAWARTWVLTEAVTTHFRHTGGTKDSTKNLEELIDLVSFDNDSSSSLRDAWKQWLMAWTAKESHGSIEGDTALLLVRTVEICSGRHVSAEPKLNLWEYSQLEQLTSSICRKLATRVVAQNGEIMENTDDLDRQVDMEMQELSWRIHQGCHGINRDTRQTFLHVVKSFYYSAHCSPETVDGHIAKVVFQDVI from the exons ATGCTGATCTTTACCGCCGCGGGCTGGCATGTTCCAGTGCTCCACCGGCCGACAGCCAAGCCATGGCAACGGCTTTCCATGCACCTACTCTCTCAGCGTGGTCGATCTG GGCTCGTCCTAAGTAGCAAATCCCCAGCATATCCAGAAGCAGAAGAGGGTGAATGGGAAGTTGATGAATACAGAAGACACCCG GATCTAACAAGCAAGAAGCAACAGATGATCAACGCCATAAGGACGGCACTTCGGTCATTGGGGGATGATGAGACGTCGACAACTGTTTCAGCTTACGACACGGCATTGGTTGCACTTGTCAGGAACCTTGACGGAGAAGATAAACCGCAATTCCCCTCGTGCATCGACTGGATTGTACAAAATCAACTACCAGATGGTTCGTGGGGTGAACCTACTTTCTTTATGGTCCAAGAACGGATGATCACCACCCTGGCATGTGTAGTGGCTCTGAAGTCTTGGAACGTTGACAGCGACAACTTGTGTGAGAGAG GTGTGTTATTTATCCAAGAAAATATGAGCAGGTTGGTAGAAGACGAACAGGACTGGATGCCATGTGGCTTCGAGATTAAATTCCCAGCAATCCTACAGAAGGCCAAGGACCTGAATTTGGACATCCCTTATAATCACCATGTTCTTGAACAGATATATACCAAGAGAAATCTAAAGCTCTCTAA GATACCTCTGGATGTGCTACACGCCATACCAACGACCCTACTTTACAGCTTGGAAGGATTGTTAGGCTTGCAATTGGACTGGGAAAAGCTACTCAAGTTGCGGTGTCTCGACGGCTCCTTCCATTCCTCACCTGCTGCAACAGCTGCTGCGCTCAGCTACACCGGCGACAAAGAATGTCTTGCGTTCCTGGACAGGCTCGTCAAAAAGTTCGACGGGGGAG TGCCCTGTATGTACTCCTTGGATATTTTTGAGCAGTTATGGGTGGTCGATCGGCTGACGCGCCTAGGGATATCAAGGCACTTCACGAGTGAAATTGAGCAGTGCCTAGATTATATTTACAG GCGTTGGACTCAAATGGGACTGGCTCATAACGCACACTGCCCAATCCCAGATATTGATGACACGGCCATGGGTTTCCGTCTCCTGCGTCAACATGGCTACGCCGTCACTCCAT GCGTGTTTAAGCACTTTGAGGACAAGAATGACGGCAAGTTCTTCTGCTTCCCATTGGAGACCAACGACGCATCTGTTAACCCAATGTACAACACTTACCGTGCTTCTCAGTTCATGTTCCCAGGAGATGACGATGTCCTGGCACGGGCCGGGCGCTATTGCCGTGCATTCCTCCAAGAAAGACAGGCCTCCAACAAACTGTATGACAAGTGGATCATCACCAAGGACCTGCCGGGCGAG GTCGAGTACGTACTGAACTTCCCCTGGAAAGCAAGTTTGCCACGAATCGAATCAAGGATGTATCTGGATCAGTATGGAGGCAACACAGATGTTTGGATTGCCAACGTCCTCTACAG AATGAATCTTGTGAGCAACGATCTGTACCTTAAAATGGCAAAAGCTGATTTTAGAGAATATCAGAGACTCTTCCGACTTGAGTGGAATGGCCTCAGAAA GTGGTACTTCAGGAACCATCTGCAGAGGTATGGTGGGACACCAAAGAGCGTGCTGACGGCTTACTTCTTAGCTTCAGCAAACATCTTCGAATCTCGCCGAGCAGCAGAGCGTCTAGCATGGGCTCGCACGTGGGTGCTTACTGAGGCGGTGACCACTCACTTCAGACATACTGG GGGGACAAAGGACTCAACAAAGAATCTTGAAGAGCTTATCGACCTTGTTTCATTCGACAATGACTCTTCCAGCAGTCTTCGTGATGCT TGGAAGCAGTGGCTCATGGCATGGACTGCAAAGGAGAGCCATGGATCAATTGAAGGAGATACAGCTCTGTTGTTGGTTCGAACAGTCGAGATATGCTCAGGAAGGCATGTTTCAGCCGAGCCAAAGCTGAACCTTTGGGAGTATTCCCAGCTCGAACAGCTCACCTCTTCCATCTGCCGCAAGCTTGCCACAAGAGTTGTTGCTCAG AATGGGGAAATTATGGAGAACACAGACGACTTGGACCGGCAAGTGGACATGGAGATGCAAGAACTATCTTGGAGAATTCATCAGGGTTGCCATGGCATCAACAGAGACACCAGGCAGACATTTCTCCACGTGGTGAAAAGCTTCTACTACTCGGCTCATTGCTCACCTGAAACAGTTGATGGCCACATCGCAAAGGTCGTCTTCCAGGATGTTATTTAG